The nucleotide window ATGGCCACTGATATTGAGCCGTCCCCCGCCTTCGCGCCGCAGATCGGCCGCGTTTATTTGCGCGTCAGCACCGATGCACAAGACTTACGCCGACAGGATGCCATCGTAGCCGAGGCGAAGGCAGCGGGCTATTATGTCGCGGCAGTCTATCGGGAGAAGGCATCGGGTGCCCGTGCCGACCGCCCCGAGTTGCTGCGTATGATTGCCGATCTTCAACCCGGTGAAGTGGTGATTGCCGAGAAGATTGACCGGATTAGTCGTCTTCCCTTGGCCGAGGCCGAGCAGCTGGTTGAGACAATTCGTGCGCGAGGCGCGCGACTTGCCATTCCCGGCGTCGTGGACCTGTCCGACCTCGCGGCCGACGCCGAGGGCATCGCCCGCATCGTGCTCGAATCTGTTCAGGCGATGCTCTTGAAGATCGCCCTGCAGATGGCTCACGACGATTACACCGATCGCCGCGAGCGACAGCGCCAAGGTATCGCCTTGGCAAAGGCCGCAGGGCGCAGCGGAGGGCGCAAAGGCGATCGGGCAACGCACGCCCGCATTGTGGCATTGCGCGAAGCGGGCAAGAGCATTGCCAAAACGGCAGAGCTGGCCGATTGCGACCGCAGCACCGTCAAGCGGGTGTGGGCGGCCCATCGTGCCGCCCAGGTGCAAGAACCCAGCCCTCAGCGAAATCATCGTGAGCGGAACCGCTGATTGCCCTTTCTGTTCGGCTTCAAGCCGGTGGCAGCTGCCACCGGCAGTCCCCTGCCCGCGTCAACGGACTGCCAGCTACGGAAAGAGCGGCGGAGCCGCGACAGGGTTTTCCAATCCCCGCCGTGCCGATCGAGCGCAGCGACCTATGGGTGCCAATGGCCAGTGGCAGCTGCCACCGCCGCCAGTCCAAATTGCTGCATCTACTCGGGCCGTTTCCTTTGGGCGTTGCTGTCTGACGGATACGAACTCCACATCGCCACTAATGCGGGCAAGCAGAAAACCGGCCTTCGGCCTTGGGTTTCCGCAAGCGGACCCTCCCATTTTCAGCTTGCCCGCGTAGCTCAGCTCCGCCGCAAAAAATCCGTCAGCAACGCTTATCCAAAGGAGACTACCATGCAGAACATCGCTGAATTTCGGATCATCGGCCGCGTTGGCAGTGTCGATACGACCGATAAAGTCACCCATGTTTCCGTCGCCGCGAACTACAACCGCAAGGATGGCGATGAATGGAAGACCGATACGCACTGGAACCGCGTGACGTTCTTCCGCCAGCTGGCAGAGCGCGCCGCTGACTTGGGCAAGGGCGACCTGGTTCACATCACCGGACGGGTCCGCCAGAACAGCTACGAGAGCAATGGCGAAACCCGCTACTCGGTGGACCTGATCGCTGAGGGGCTGGGTATCTTGGTTCGGGGCGGGGCTGACTAAGCCCCCCCCCTTTCACCTAAAACGGGCGGCCTGGTGGCCGCCCTTTTTTGTGGACAATGCTTTTCACAGACCCTAACAAGAATAGGGTTTAACTACGTGAGGCATGTGTGGCAGCCAAACTGTTCAATCGTGTAGCGAGCTTGCGCGTCGCTTCCGGACTTACGCAATCCGAGCTGGCAGCGAGGATTCAAGTCTCCCCTGAAACAGTCGCGGCCATCGAGAACGGCAGACAGGACGCCACTTTGCTGACGGCGCTACGTATGTCGCGTGCCCTGCGAACCGAGGTGCCGAACATCTTCAGGGAGCAGCCTTTCCCTAAGCTGATCGGCTCCGAGCGAGGCGAGAGCCGAACAGCTTAGGAGGCCGCTATGCGCCGTGAGATTGCCAGCAAACTTCGGCGCGCAGCCAGCGTGCTACGGACTGTCATGCTTTGGGCATCGCTTGCCCTGTGGCTTGCGATCGCGGCAACCGCGCTGATCGTCGTCCTTGCAGTCGGACTCGCGGCCTATTTCGCTTTTGGCTGGCTAGGAGTGGGAGCCGTCGCCGTCTTCGTGCTGATCGTTTTCTTCGGCAAAGACCCACCAACCGAACAGACCGGCCCGCGCCGCAAGGGCAAGGGCCTCAACCTGAACGACGATCCGAACCCATGGTATATGCAGTCGCAGTATCGCTTCGGATCGGGAAACAGCGCCGCTCATAACCGCTGGCACAAGTAGCCCGTGGCGCAGCCATTGAAGGGATTCTCAATGCGAACAATCGTAGTGACCAATGAGCGCGGCGGCATCGGCAAGACCACGCTTACCTGTCATATTGCGTGGCATCTGGCCGAGCAGGGCAAGCGTGTCGTGGTCCTGGACCTGGACAAGCAATGCCACAGTGCCGGGATGCTGAAAGCCGAGTTCGAGCAGATCGGCCCGGTTCAGTCGATTCTTGACTTCGACCCGAACGAAGAACCTCCGGCGCTGGCCTGTTTCAAGAACACACGGCAGATCGTCGAGTTGACGACTGACAGCCCGCAGCAAGGCCAGCACATCGGCGCTTATGTCCGCGCCATTCGTGCCGGCCTTGCCAAGCACTACGACTACTGCGTGATCGACACTGCGCCCGCGTGGGATGGCCGGAACCTCATGGCGCTGATTGCGTCCGATTATGTCGCGGTCCCACTGGACCCCGACAAAACCGCGCGTCAGTCGCTCAACGAAATCTCGCAAAGCATCAGCCTTGCAAACAAGGTGCGCGGGGAGGGTAACGCGACCCGGTTCGGGATCGTGTTCAACCGCGTTCAGACAACGAGCGAAGTTTCAAAAATGCTGATGGACCGCATTGGGCAGGCGCTTCCTGCCAATGTGGTGCCGCACACCATTCCGCACCGCGAGCACATGCGCGAGGCGGCTTTACTCGAAATTCCCGTTTGGCGCTTGGCAAAGGACACGCGGCGTAGCGCGCCGATCGTGCGCGAAGTCGTCTCCTACATTGTCGATCAAGCTGAGAGGGAAGCCGCATGAGCAAGGCAGCTGTCAAACCGGCGAAGAAGAGCTTTGCCGACTTCGATATGGACGCGATGGACTTTTCGGCCGTCCCCGCGAATACCGAGTTCAAGGCAGCTGGACGGTTTCAGCGCCTTCCGCTCGATGACATTGATCCAGACCCCACGCAGGTTCGCCGGGAGTTCGACCAGGCCGAGATTGATGCACTGGCCGCAACCATCAAGGACCGCGGCTTGCTGCAACCCATCGTTGTCGCGCCAACATCGAACGGTCGCTACATCATCCGCTACGGAGAGCGGCGCTATCGCGCGTGCCGCCAGCTTGGTTTCGACCAGATCGACACCGTTCTGGATCAGGCGGACGCCGAGCGCGATATTGGCCTCGACCAGTTTCTTGAGAACGAGCAACGCCAAGCCCTAAGTCTGGCTGAGCGCGTCAGTTTCATCGCGAGCCGCGTCAGTGACACGCTCTCGACAAAGGATCTAGCCGCGCGCATCGCCAAGCCGCATTCGGAAGTGAAGCGGCTCTACTCGCTGCGCACCTTGCCCGAGGACATTCTTGCCGCGTTGAAGAATTGTTCTCCGCGTGCCGCCGTCGCGATCAAACACGCGATCGAGCTGGACGAGCAGGCCACGCGCAATTTCGTGGCAGCAAACGAAAATCCGACAGCCGCCGCCTGTGAGCAGTTTCTTGCTACGCTCCAAGGCAGCCCCGAGGAAGAGACCGCGCAGGCCGGTGCCGCTAAAGCGATCGACGATCCAGCGTCGCCCCAAGAATCGCGCGCCTTGGTGGCAGCTGCTACCAGTGCGACGGACGATCGTCGGGAGCGGCCTGAACTGGACGCTCACGACGACGAGCGGGAAGGGGACGGGGCCG belongs to Sphingobium sp. JS3065 and includes:
- a CDS encoding ParA family protein, with protein sequence MRTIVVTNERGGIGKTTLTCHIAWHLAEQGKRVVVLDLDKQCHSAGMLKAEFEQIGPVQSILDFDPNEEPPALACFKNTRQIVELTTDSPQQGQHIGAYVRAIRAGLAKHYDYCVIDTAPAWDGRNLMALIASDYVAVPLDPDKTARQSLNEISQSISLANKVRGEGNATRFGIVFNRVQTTSEVSKMLMDRIGQALPANVVPHTIPHREHMREAALLEIPVWRLAKDTRRSAPIVREVVSYIVDQAEREAA
- a CDS encoding single-stranded DNA-binding protein, with product MQNIAEFRIIGRVGSVDTTDKVTHVSVAANYNRKDGDEWKTDTHWNRVTFFRQLAERAADLGKGDLVHITGRVRQNSYESNGETRYSVDLIAEGLGILVRGGAD
- a CDS encoding ParB/RepB/Spo0J family partition protein, with protein sequence MSKAAVKPAKKSFADFDMDAMDFSAVPANTEFKAAGRFQRLPLDDIDPDPTQVRREFDQAEIDALAATIKDRGLLQPIVVAPTSNGRYIIRYGERRYRACRQLGFDQIDTVLDQADAERDIGLDQFLENEQRQALSLAERVSFIASRVSDTLSTKDLAARIAKPHSEVKRLYSLRTLPEDILAALKNCSPRAAVAIKHAIELDEQATRNFVAANENPTAAACEQFLATLQGSPEEETAQAGAAKAIDDPASPQESRALVAAATSATDDRRERPELDAHDDEREGDGAVLADPSDHKPRAPRQPKEATDAPAIIIQGRRGIVLSGQVTVRFDGEAAPQTFDF
- a CDS encoding recombinase family protein; protein product: MATDIEPSPAFAPQIGRVYLRVSTDAQDLRRQDAIVAEAKAAGYYVAAVYREKASGARADRPELLRMIADLQPGEVVIAEKIDRISRLPLAEAEQLVETIRARGARLAIPGVVDLSDLAADAEGIARIVLESVQAMLLKIALQMAHDDYTDRRERQRQGIALAKAAGRSGGRKGDRATHARIVALREAGKSIAKTAELADCDRSTVKRVWAAHRAAQVQEPSPQRNHRERNR
- a CDS encoding helix-turn-helix transcriptional regulator — encoded protein: MAAKLFNRVASLRVASGLTQSELAARIQVSPETVAAIENGRQDATLLTALRMSRALRTEVPNIFREQPFPKLIGSERGESRTA